From Solibacillus sp. FSL W7-1464:
ATGATGCCCAATACGAAAACAAATCAGTTGGTTTATGCAGCTAGATTTAAACAGACGAAAACTACCCCAAAAGCTTGAGGTAGTTTTCGTTTTTATTTGGCTTTATTGATTTCTTTTATCTTCTCGGCTAAATGACTGAAATGATCGGCCAGTGCTTTTGGAATTTTGAATAAAGTTAAAGTATTATTTACTATATCATGTTTTTTTACATAGCTTGCATCATTGCTTTCACTGAACATTAGCTCCAGGCTTTCTCTATTTCCATTTTCATATTCGATATCAATCATGTACTCAGGTATACCTAAACGAATGGGCTCTTCATTCACGGTTGCCTGATTGAATAATTCATTTACCTCATCTAAATCTTCATCTAAAGTATAGGCATATGTCCCAAGACCGCCGATTTTATAAATTCCCAGCGATTGAATTTCATCTTCCAGTAGAATATCACTAGTTTTAGGTATATCCTCAAAAGCAATCGGTATAGTATATTCAATACCTTTCTCATCTACAAGGATACGAGGAGCAGTCCGTGTTAATGTCCAGCTAAAACCGTTATCTCCTGTAATGAAATATTGGTTATTTTTTGTTTTGATTTTTATATTTGTATATCTTTCCTCGAATAATTCCCCCGAGTAGGGTATTTCATCTTCTGATTTAGGTTTTTCTAAATAAAGGCGTGTATCGCTTGTGTAATAAAGTGTTCCATTATTAAATACATACATTAATCTGCTATCTCTACGATTTTGCATCATCATGTCATGAAAATGTTCAGGTTTTGCCAAATACAGATTTTCATCTTCCGTACCGAGCGCCAACTGTTCTTCCGATTGCGGCATAAAGTAAAGCATACCACCTACAACAAAAAGCAATAGTAATACGATGGCAGGTTGCATGAAGGGCATCCGCTTTTTACGATGCTGTTTCCCATCCAGTACTTTTTGTACAAATGCCTCATCCAAAAGCGGTTGTCTGCCGATTGTTTCATCAATTGCTTGCTTCACTTGAGAATTCGTCATGCCATTCACCACCTTTTAATTGTTCTCTTAACTTCTCGCGTCCACGCCTCAGCCTAGTTTTCACGGTATTGTCCGAAATTGATAATAAATGTGCGATTTCGTCGATTTTCATTTCCTTATAATAATAGAGAATGATAATTTCACGGTATTTAATCGGCAGCTCCAAAACTAGATTTCCCAGTATTTGATTTTCGCTTCGTTCAAGCACTTGCTGTTCAGCAGATTTGGTACCTTTAAAAATTTCCTGAATTTTATTTGTTAAAATGGTATTTTTATAGCTCCAGCTGCGTAAATAATCATAACTACGATTGATCGTCATTCGGTATAAATACGTCCGGTAACTCGCATCGCCACGAAATTGCCCACGCTGCTCATAAGCTTTTAACAGCACGTCCTGTACAATATCTTCTGCCATTTCTTTATTTTTCACATATGTATAGGAAAGTCGAAGCAATTCTTCGCCATGTGTTCTTATAAACACTTCAAGCTCCATTTTCTTCCCCCCTTTGTTTTAATTGCTGACCGTTAGACGGAGCTGTTTTATTTTTAGTTTCAACTTTTAATGAATATTTTTTCTAATTGTGGGTATTAAACTACTTTATAACTATTTGGAGGTTTTGTGTATGCGAGTATTATTAAATGTGAATGGCAGGTCACAATATAGTTCGGACATCCGGCCTGAATATCAAAACTCAGCATGCGGCCCTACGACTGCACATGTTATTTTGAATTACTTATGCGAAGATGAAACGATCCGCTCAAAAAATGTTAACGAACTTTATCAATTTTTAGGTGGCACAAAAATCGGACTTTTCAAATGGCGGATGATCAGAAACCTACGTCGACTACTCGGAGATGACTGGTGTATAGAAGAATGTACATTAACTCAGGCGATTGAGCAATTACGCTTAGGTAATCCGGTAGCGATGAAGTTTGATGTGTATTTTACCGGGCAGTTTTTGAAAAGTTATACCCCTCTCTATAAATACCACTGGGTACCTTTAATTGGTTATGAAATAAAAGACGATGAACTATACTTAACCATTCATGATAACGGAGGCCGCAATCGTGACAGTCAAATCCGAACTTTTAAGTATGATGACAACCGCAAAATATTAAGCTTCGTTAAAATCGAAAAGGAGCAGCATTAGCATTTATGCTAGTGCTGTTTTCTTTTTTCTGAATAAATGATTAGTCGATTGGCTATTACTGTAAAAAAAACTGCGAGGATACATTATGAAATCAGTTGGCTCTATTAGTCTTTTACATATTATTTTTTTAACGATGACATTCATCGGATTAAAAAACCACGTCACAATTATTCCATCCTTATTACATGGAGCAGGTCGTGATGCTTGGTTTTCTGTTATTTTTTCAATATTTTTGATGATTCCCTGGTTAGTTCTTCCTCTTATTACAATAAAAAAAATAAAAGAAGAGTCTCTTCGTACGTATTTACTAAACAATTACCCTAAGCTGGGTAAAGTGCTTATCTTTATCATTGCTTTTTACTTACTTCTCATGGCCGTTATTACAATGCATGAAACATTACAATGGGTTTCAACAACTTTTTTGCTGCAAACGCCGCCATTGCTTTTGTTTTTCTTTTTTACTGTTGTATGCCTTTTACTGGCAACATCCTCCATATTAACGATAACGATGGTCAATGTTGTCGTATTGTTTGTTGTCGTAGTTCTAGGTTTCTTTATCGCTTTTGTTAATATTCAAGTGAAAGACTATGCATTGCTGCAGCCATTTTTCGAGCATGGATTTACACCGGTTTTCAAATCGATGGTCTATCCTGCTTCCGGCTTTATTGAGCTTTATTTGCTCGTTTTTATTCAGCAGCACTTTAAAACAAAGCTTAAATTTTGGCATTTATTAATCATGCTCTTTTTACTATTTGGATTAACACTAGGTCCCTTATTGGGGGCAATTGCCGAATTTGGACCAACTGAGGCTGCTAAACAGCGCTACCCCGCATTTGAAGAATGGCGAATTGCCTCAATCGGAAGCTTTATAAACCATATCGATTTCTTTTCTATTTACCAGTGGCTTACAGGAGCATTTGTCCGTATTGGTTTTATATTATTCATAACAATCGAGCTATTAGGGCTCACTGGTCAAAAGAAGAAAGTTTGGGAATATATTTTTCCGATCTTTGTTTTTTGCTCACTGCCTCTTTATTTACTTGATGACAGTATATTTAGCAAATGGAAGGGGCAATATTTTCTAATAAGTACTACGTTATTCTTTTTCGTACTTTCAATTATTCTCTTTATATTAGCAAATCGAAAACAAAAGCGAAAGTTGGAATATAATGATTGAATACGCTACCTTAAAAAAGCAATTTGATAATTGTGCTGATATTCGCTTTCAAACATTTAACTTTCCTGCAAGCAACGTTATGCTCATCACCTGTGAAGCGATGACAGATAATCATTTATTCAATGAAGTAGTCGTACCCCGATTAAGAATGGCATGCCAACAAAAGGAACAATTTGATGAGGCAGTATTAATGCAGAAATTGCATCTTCCCCAGCTACTGAAAATTGAAGGTTTGCAAGAAGCTGTTACGAATGTATTTAGCGGATTTGTTCTTATTTATATCGAGAATTTAAATATACTGTTATGCAGCAATATTGAAAACAAGCCTAATCGAAGCCCTGAGGAATCAAACTTAGAAGTAACTATTAAAGGTCCACGTGATAACTTCATTGAAGATTTAGGTGTAAATATTGCTCTTATCCGCAAACGTCTGCCTACG
This genomic window contains:
- a CDS encoding C39 family peptidase — translated: MRVLLNVNGRSQYSSDIRPEYQNSACGPTTAHVILNYLCEDETIRSKNVNELYQFLGGTKIGLFKWRMIRNLRRLLGDDWCIEECTLTQAIEQLRLGNPVAMKFDVYFTGQFLKSYTPLYKYHWVPLIGYEIKDDELYLTIHDNGGRNRDSQIRTFKYDDNRKILSFVKIEKEQH
- a CDS encoding sigma-70 family RNA polymerase sigma factor, whose translation is MELEVFIRTHGEELLRLSYTYVKNKEMAEDIVQDVLLKAYEQRGQFRGDASYRTYLYRMTINRSYDYLRSWSYKNTILTNKIQEIFKGTKSAEQQVLERSENQILGNLVLELPIKYREIIILYYYKEMKIDEIAHLLSISDNTVKTRLRRGREKLREQLKGGEWHDEFSSEASN
- a CDS encoding spore germination protein → MIEYATLKKQFDNCADIRFQTFNFPASNVMLITCEAMTDNHLFNEVVVPRLRMACQQKEQFDEAVLMQKLHLPQLLKIEGLQEAVTNVFSGFVLIYIENLNILLCSNIENKPNRSPEESNLEVTIKGPRDNFIEDLGVNIALIRKRLPTNSLSVEKITLGTRSKTKIAILYFNDIADLSILKQLKKQLSEIDTDVILSGELIMERMNKISYLIPLNDSTARPDFAMQSLVTGRFIILVDGIAYAIITPTNILSLLKSGEDNDFPSIFSSLERLLRLFCILIALLL
- a CDS encoding endospore germination permease, producing the protein MKSVGSISLLHIIFLTMTFIGLKNHVTIIPSLLHGAGRDAWFSVIFSIFLMIPWLVLPLITIKKIKEESLRTYLLNNYPKLGKVLIFIIAFYLLLMAVITMHETLQWVSTTFLLQTPPLLLFFFFTVVCLLLATSSILTITMVNVVVLFVVVVLGFFIAFVNIQVKDYALLQPFFEHGFTPVFKSMVYPASGFIELYLLVFIQQHFKTKLKFWHLLIMLFLLFGLTLGPLLGAIAEFGPTEAAKQRYPAFEEWRIASIGSFINHIDFFSIYQWLTGAFVRIGFILFITIELLGLTGQKKKVWEYIFPIFVFCSLPLYLLDDSIFSKWKGQYFLISTTLFFFVLSIILFILANRKQKRKLEYND